A genomic stretch from Haloferax sp. Atlit-12N includes:
- a CDS encoding tryptophanase, which translates to MKSYKAKMVEPIELPSREEREAALERAGYNAFNLDARDVYIDLLTDSGTGTMSAEQWAAMIRGDEAYAGSESFARLAESVRDVMGFEHVVPTHQGRGAENVLYGVLLEDGDVVPNNSHFDTTRAHIVNQGAEPVDCPSPASRDPNSTETFKGNFDIDAGYALVEEVGADAIPVVVLTITNNSVAGQPVSMANIRATAEFARDIDAMFVIDACRFAENAHFIKTHEAGYENHSVAEIARAQFEHADAITMSGKKDALVNIGGFAAMRDETVFEHAKQRAILYEGFPTYGGLSGRDIEAMAVGLREAVTPPYVSDRVEQVAELGDLLIEAGVPVYQPTGGHAVYLDAGEVFPHIPKDEFPGQELVCALYLEGGVRGVELGGFAFPGTDRPDLVRLALPRRTYSREHLEHVAETAAKVMDTAGEYGGLEIVEEPPMKELRHFSARLEPVSN; encoded by the coding sequence ATGAAATCGTACAAGGCGAAGATGGTCGAGCCCATCGAACTCCCCTCGCGCGAGGAGCGCGAGGCCGCCCTCGAACGGGCCGGCTACAACGCGTTCAACCTCGACGCCCGCGACGTGTATATCGACCTCTTGACTGACTCGGGGACAGGCACCATGTCCGCAGAGCAGTGGGCGGCGATGATTCGCGGCGACGAGGCCTACGCCGGCAGCGAGTCGTTCGCCCGACTCGCGGAGTCGGTCCGCGACGTGATGGGCTTCGAGCACGTCGTGCCGACCCATCAGGGCCGCGGGGCGGAGAACGTCCTCTACGGCGTCCTCTTGGAAGACGGCGACGTGGTGCCGAACAACTCGCACTTCGATACGACCCGCGCCCACATCGTCAATCAGGGTGCGGAACCGGTCGACTGCCCGTCGCCAGCCTCTCGGGACCCCAACTCGACGGAGACGTTCAAGGGTAACTTCGATATCGACGCGGGCTACGCGCTCGTCGAGGAGGTCGGCGCCGACGCGATTCCCGTCGTCGTCCTCACCATCACGAACAACTCCGTCGCCGGTCAGCCGGTCTCGATGGCGAACATCCGCGCCACCGCCGAGTTCGCCCGCGACATCGACGCCATGTTCGTCATCGACGCCTGCCGGTTCGCCGAGAACGCCCACTTCATCAAGACCCACGAGGCGGGCTACGAGAACCACTCGGTCGCCGAAATCGCCCGCGCGCAGTTCGAACACGCCGACGCCATCACGATGTCCGGCAAGAAGGACGCGCTCGTCAACATCGGCGGCTTCGCCGCGATGCGCGACGAAACGGTGTTCGAGCACGCGAAACAGCGCGCCATCCTCTACGAGGGCTTTCCCACCTACGGCGGCCTCTCGGGCCGCGACATCGAGGCGATGGCCGTCGGCCTCCGCGAGGCCGTCACGCCGCCGTACGTGTCCGACCGCGTCGAGCAGGTGGCCGAACTGGGTGACCTCCTCATCGAGGCCGGCGTCCCCGTCTACCAGCCGACCGGCGGGCACGCGGTCTATCTCGACGCCGGCGAGGTGTTCCCGCACATCCCGAAAGACGAGTTCCCGGGGCAGGAGCTCGTCTGCGCGCTCTACCTCGAAGGCGGCGTCCGCGGCGTCGAACTCGGCGGCTTCGCGTTCCCCGGCACCGACCGCCCGGACCTCGTGCGCCTCGCGCTCCCCCGGCGCACCTACAGCCGCGAACACCTCGAACACGTCGCCGAGACGGCCGCGAAGGTGATGGACACCGCCGGCGAGTACGGCGGCCTCGAAATCGTCGAGGAGCCGCCGATGAAGGAGCTTCGGCACTTCTCGGCGCGGCTCGAACCGGTGTCGAACTGA
- a CDS encoding aspartate kinase — protein MRVVAKFGGTSLGSGDRINRAADSIAAAVEHGHEIAVVASAMGSTTDDLLDEIKFEADDRDRAEIVSMGERTSVRMLKAALAARGVNALFVEPGTDEWPVITNDLGEVDVEATRERAAKLAAELDGVVPVITGFLAQNHDGEITTLGRGGSDTSAVMLGNYMDADEVVIVTDVEGVMTGDPRVVEGARNVGRITVDELRNLSFRGAEVVAPSALSYKDAALDVRVVHYQHGDLLTGGTLIEGEFHNLIDMQEEPLACLTVAGRAIRNRPGILADLSTALRDEDINVDSVASGMDSITFYILEDDSDRAEAVLHDRVVADDALSSVTVEDDIAVIRVTGGELPNRPGVIFDIVQPLSDAGINIHDAITSATSVAIFVAWDDREETLGIIQNEF, from the coding sequence ATGCGCGTAGTCGCGAAGTTCGGCGGCACCTCGCTCGGTAGCGGCGACCGAATCAACCGCGCTGCCGACTCTATCGCCGCAGCCGTCGAGCACGGCCACGAAATCGCCGTCGTCGCCTCCGCGATGGGTTCGACGACCGACGACCTCCTCGACGAAATCAAGTTCGAGGCCGACGACCGCGACCGCGCGGAAATCGTCTCGATGGGCGAGCGGACCAGCGTGCGCATGCTCAAAGCGGCGCTGGCCGCCCGCGGCGTCAACGCCCTGTTCGTCGAACCCGGCACCGACGAGTGGCCGGTCATCACGAACGACCTCGGTGAGGTCGACGTCGAGGCGACCCGAGAGCGGGCCGCGAAGCTCGCCGCCGAACTCGACGGCGTCGTCCCGGTCATCACCGGCTTCCTCGCGCAGAACCACGACGGCGAAATCACGACGCTCGGCCGCGGCGGCTCCGACACCTCCGCCGTGATGCTCGGCAACTACATGGACGCCGACGAGGTCGTCATCGTGACCGACGTGGAGGGCGTCATGACCGGCGACCCCCGCGTCGTCGAAGGCGCGCGCAACGTCGGCCGCATCACCGTCGACGAACTCCGGAACCTCTCGTTCCGCGGAGCAGAAGTCGTCGCGCCGTCCGCGCTCTCGTACAAGGACGCGGCGCTCGACGTTCGCGTCGTCCACTACCAGCACGGCGACCTGCTCACCGGCGGGACGCTCATCGAAGGGGAGTTCCACAACCTCATCGACATGCAGGAAGAGCCCCTCGCGTGTCTCACCGTCGCCGGGCGGGCGATTCGTAACCGACCGGGCATCCTCGCGGACCTCTCGACGGCGCTCCGAGACGAGGACATCAACGTCGACTCGGTCGCCTCCGGGATGGACTCTATCACGTTCTACATCCTCGAAGACGACTCCGACCGGGCCGAGGCCGTCCTCCACGACCGCGTCGTCGCCGACGACGCGCTGTCGTCGGTCACCGTCGAAGACGACATCGCCGTCATCCGCGTCACCGGCGGCGAACTCCCGAACCGCCCCGGAGTCATCTTCGACATCGTCCAGCCGCTGTCCGATGCTGGCATCAACATCCACGACGCCATCACCTCCGCAACCTCCGTCGCCATCTTCGTGGCGTGGGACGACCGCGAGGAGACCCTCGGCATCATTCAAAACGAGTTCTGA
- a CDS encoding ZIP family metal transporter, with protein sequence MTAVEELFVSLAGSSPVMQGLLGGIVIAGMNMLGALLILVWRDPSKRSLDTLLGFAAGVMLAASFTSLILPGIEAAGGSPIPVLVGFVIGVVVLDQADLWIPHVHILVTGKTRLDAPETETKMASVVLFIIAITIHNMPEGLAVGVGFGSGDLGTAIPLMLAIGIQNIPEGLAVSIAAVNAGLRNTTYATFAGIRAGLVEIPLAVFGAWAIQYASALLPYAMGFAAGAMLFVISDEIVPETHSNGHERVATFGTMVGVIVMLYLDVTLG encoded by the coding sequence GTGACCGCGGTCGAAGAACTGTTCGTCTCGCTCGCCGGGTCGAGTCCGGTGATGCAGGGTCTCCTCGGCGGCATCGTCATCGCCGGGATGAACATGCTCGGCGCGCTTCTCATTCTCGTCTGGCGCGACCCCTCGAAGCGCTCGCTCGACACGCTCCTCGGCTTCGCGGCCGGTGTGATGCTCGCCGCGAGTTTCACGAGCCTCATCCTCCCCGGCATCGAGGCGGCGGGCGGGAGTCCGATTCCCGTCCTCGTCGGCTTCGTCATCGGGGTCGTCGTCCTCGACCAAGCGGACCTGTGGATTCCGCACGTCCACATCCTCGTGACCGGAAAGACGCGGCTGGACGCCCCGGAAACGGAGACGAAGATGGCCTCGGTTGTCCTGTTTATCATTGCCATCACCATCCACAACATGCCCGAGGGCCTCGCCGTCGGGGTCGGCTTCGGCTCCGGCGACCTCGGGACGGCAATCCCGCTGATGCTCGCCATCGGCATCCAGAACATCCCCGAGGGGCTGGCCGTCTCCATCGCCGCCGTCAACGCCGGCCTCCGGAACACGACCTACGCGACGTTCGCGGGCATCCGCGCCGGCCTCGTGGAGATTCCGCTCGCCGTCTTCGGCGCGTGGGCCATCCAGTACGCATCGGCGCTGCTTCCCTACGCGATGGGCTTCGCCGCCGGCGCGATGCTGTTCGTCATCTCCGACGAAATCGTCCCCGAGACGCACTCGAACGGCCACGAGCGCGTGGCGACGTTCGGGACGATGGTCGGCGTCATCGTGATGCTCTATCTCGACGTGACGCTCGGGTAG
- a CDS encoding NADH:flavin oxidoreductase produces MTDDALFDATSLNDLSLANRAGLAPMTRISATDEGLATNEMAHYYRKFADGGFGFLVTEGVYTDDAYSQGYLNQPGLVTDDHVEAWTTVTDAVHEVDTPIFAQLMHAGAQSQGNPHLDDDRTLAPSAVQPDGQKAESYGGSGEFAVPKAADEADLETAREGFVQAARNAAEAGFDGVELHGANGYLLNEFLAADANLRDDEYGGGPESRVKFPAEVLSAVADAVPEEFVVGIRISQEKVTDGDYEWPEGEDAAAVFFEELSAAGADYVHTTETDATSPTFGADGPSLAEAAAEYVVDDTVVIANGGLGDPDAARAAVDAGADLFTLGTSALANPDWPSRVAAGDDLEAFDPAKFLAPTAGLSDHEVPSEPPLADD; encoded by the coding sequence ATGACTGACGACGCGCTGTTCGACGCGACGAGCCTGAACGACCTGTCGCTCGCTAACCGGGCCGGATTGGCACCGATGACGCGAATCAGCGCCACCGACGAGGGCCTGGCGACCAACGAGATGGCCCACTACTACCGGAAGTTTGCCGACGGCGGCTTCGGCTTTCTCGTCACCGAGGGCGTCTACACGGACGACGCGTACAGTCAGGGCTACCTGAACCAGCCGGGGCTCGTCACCGACGACCACGTCGAGGCGTGGACGACCGTCACGGACGCCGTCCACGAGGTCGACACGCCGATTTTCGCGCAGTTGATGCACGCCGGGGCGCAGTCGCAGGGGAACCCCCACCTCGACGACGACCGGACGCTCGCGCCTTCCGCGGTCCAACCCGACGGCCAGAAGGCCGAATCCTATGGCGGAAGCGGCGAGTTCGCGGTCCCGAAGGCGGCCGACGAGGCCGACCTCGAAACCGCCCGCGAGGGGTTCGTACAGGCGGCGAGGAACGCGGCCGAAGCCGGCTTCGATGGCGTGGAACTCCACGGCGCGAACGGCTACCTCCTCAACGAGTTCCTCGCGGCGGACGCGAACCTGCGCGACGACGAGTACGGCGGCGGTCCCGAGTCCCGCGTCAAATTCCCCGCGGAGGTCCTTTCGGCAGTCGCCGACGCGGTCCCCGAGGAGTTCGTCGTCGGTATCCGAATCTCGCAGGAGAAAGTGACCGACGGCGACTACGAGTGGCCAGAAGGCGAGGACGCGGCCGCGGTCTTCTTCGAGGAGCTGTCGGCGGCCGGAGCCGACTACGTCCACACGACCGAGACCGACGCGACGAGTCCGACCTTCGGCGCGGACGGCCCGTCGCTCGCCGAGGCTGCCGCCGAGTACGTTGTGGACGACACAGTCGTCATCGCTAACGGCGGTCTCGGCGACCCCGACGCGGCGCGTGCCGCTGTCGACGCCGGCGCGGACCTGTTCACGTTGGGGACGAGCGCGCTCGCCAACCCGGACTGGCCGTCGCGCGTGGCCGCCGGCGACGATCTCGAGGCGTTCGACCCGGCGAAGTTCCTCGCGCCGACCGCCGGGCTCTCGGACCACGAGGTCCCGTCTGAACCGCCGCTCGCGGACGACTGA
- a CDS encoding DNA-directed DNA polymerase II small subunit — MPLETPARIVRALVGRGYNAEREAVTLIASSDDPGRTLARVVEAVPDDALRITADHVREVLASAPAADPPGTESTGPAAAQAADADASATAEPDPPVSAATSHDNADHTAQSSPAEAEGKSGGRNVDPALRSLEIANDMTGQSTGTGEYDDFVKVFRDRYEKLSKMLRGRVNHRPAKAISNMSGGEDAELIGLVDDVRSTKSGHWIIELEDTTGTFPCLVMKDKDIASYVDELLMDECIAVQGTLSGDAGILFVDSMHFPDVPRSHRPNTADRDVQAALISDVHVGSQEFMAGAWNRFADWLHTEEAERIEYLLIAGDMVEGVGVYPNQDEELDVIDIYEQYEAFSEHLKSVPGDLDIVMIPGNHDAVRLAEPQPGFDDELRDIMSAHDARITSNPSMVTLEGVNVLMYHGVSLDEVIAELPADKASYDEPHKAMYQLLKKRHVAPQFGGHTRLAPEELDYLVMEDVPDIFHTGHVHKLGWGKYHNVLAVNSGCWQAQTDFQKSVNIDPDAGYAPIVDLDTLNMTVRKFS; from the coding sequence GTGCCACTGGAGACGCCGGCGCGCATCGTCCGGGCGCTCGTCGGTCGCGGCTACAACGCCGAACGCGAGGCCGTGACCCTCATCGCCAGCTCCGACGACCCCGGCCGCACCCTCGCCCGCGTCGTCGAAGCCGTCCCGGACGACGCGCTTCGCATCACCGCCGACCACGTCCGCGAGGTGCTCGCGTCCGCCCCCGCCGCGGACCCGCCGGGAACGGAATCGACCGGCCCGGCCGCCGCGCAGGCTGCCGACGCCGACGCGTCTGCCACCGCCGAGCCAGACCCCCCTGTTTCCGCTGCAACATCGCACGACAACGCGGACCACACCGCTCAATCATCTCCAGCCGAAGCGGAGGGGAAATCGGGCGGCCGGAACGTCGACCCGGCGCTTCGCTCTCTCGAAATCGCCAACGACATGACCGGCCAGTCGACGGGCACCGGCGAGTACGACGACTTCGTGAAGGTGTTCCGCGACCGCTACGAGAAGCTCTCGAAGATGCTCCGCGGGCGCGTCAACCACCGTCCCGCGAAGGCCATCTCGAACATGTCCGGCGGCGAGGACGCGGAGCTCATCGGCCTCGTCGACGACGTTCGCTCCACCAAGAGCGGCCACTGGATTATCGAACTCGAAGACACGACGGGGACGTTCCCCTGTCTCGTGATGAAGGACAAGGACATCGCGAGCTACGTCGACGAACTCCTCATGGACGAGTGCATCGCGGTGCAGGGGACGCTCTCGGGCGACGCGGGCATCCTCTTCGTCGACTCGATGCACTTCCCCGACGTGCCGCGGAGCCACCGCCCCAACACCGCCGACAGGGACGTGCAGGCGGCGCTCATCTCGGACGTGCACGTCGGCAGTCAGGAGTTCATGGCCGGCGCGTGGAACCGATTTGCGGACTGGCTCCACACCGAGGAGGCGGAGCGCATCGAGTACCTCCTCATCGCCGGCGACATGGTCGAGGGCGTCGGCGTCTACCCGAATCAGGACGAGGAACTCGACGTCATCGACATCTACGAGCAGTACGAGGCGTTCTCGGAGCACCTCAAATCGGTGCCCGGCGACCTCGACATCGTGATGATTCCGGGCAACCACGACGCGGTCCGACTCGCGGAGCCACAACCCGGCTTCGACGACGAACTCCGCGACATCATGTCGGCCCACGACGCCCGCATCACGAGCAACCCCTCGATGGTCACGCTCGAAGGCGTCAACGTCCTCATGTACCACGGCGTCTCGCTCGACGAGGTCATCGCCGAGCTACCGGCCGATAAGGCGAGCTACGACGAGCCGCACAAGGCGATGTACCAGCTCCTGAAGAAGCGCCACGTCGCGCCGCAGTTCGGGGGTCACACCCGCCTCGCCCCCGAGGAGCTCGACTACCTCGTCATGGAGGACGTGCCCGACATCTTCCACACCGGCCACGTCCACAAGCTCGGCTGGGGCAAGTACCACAACGTCCTCGCGGTCAACTCCGGTTGCTGGCAGGCCCAGACCGACTTCCAGAAGTCCGTCAACATCGACCCCGACGCCGGATACGCGCCCATCGTCGACCTCGACACGCTGAACATGACCGTCCGGAAGTTCTCCTGA
- a CDS encoding S26 family signal peptidase — protein sequence MSDDDGRPPSPDPRRGPASDEGVLTRLRTAEEGPLLFVREVLTSALAVLAVGLLLFAVSGVWPPMVAVESGSMEPHMHKGDLVFITGPERFAPDASVEGTAVVTAETGAEVDYRKFGGPGSVIVYDDPGSAGPPIIHRAMFWVDEGENWYDRANPEYMSADNCRELANCPAEYAGFITKGDNNPRYDQVSGIADPVRPEWVQGVARVRIPLLGWVRLTLANSMATTTPVAPVSLDSVESVESVESVESVESVESVDVMPDAAATDDAATNDVTTIEATVADAPTAPLQVEPSELSEPSVTVTPMRAGALAA from the coding sequence ATGAGTGACGACGACGGCCGCCCGCCCTCCCCCGACCCACGGCGCGGTCCCGCCTCCGACGAAGGCGTACTAACTCGGCTCCGGACGGCAGAGGAGGGGCCGCTTCTGTTCGTCCGCGAAGTCCTGACGAGCGCGCTTGCCGTGTTGGCTGTCGGGTTGCTCCTGTTCGCGGTGAGCGGCGTGTGGCCACCGATGGTCGCCGTCGAAAGCGGGAGCATGGAACCGCACATGCACAAAGGCGACCTCGTGTTCATCACGGGACCGGAACGATTCGCCCCGGACGCGTCCGTCGAGGGAACCGCCGTCGTCACGGCCGAGACGGGCGCGGAGGTCGACTATCGGAAGTTCGGCGGCCCCGGCAGCGTCATCGTCTACGACGACCCCGGGTCGGCAGGGCCTCCGATTATCCACCGGGCGATGTTCTGGGTCGACGAAGGAGAAAATTGGTACGACCGGGCGAACCCCGAGTACATGTCAGCAGACAACTGTCGAGAACTCGCCAACTGCCCCGCCGAGTACGCCGGCTTCATCACGAAAGGCGACAACAACCCGCGGTACGACCAGGTGAGCGGCATCGCCGACCCGGTCCGACCCGAATGGGTTCAAGGCGTCGCGCGGGTCCGGATTCCGCTTCTCGGCTGGGTCCGCCTGACGCTCGCCAACTCGATGGCGACGACGACGCCGGTCGCGCCCGTCTCTCTCGACTCCGTCGAGTCTGTCGAGTCCGTCGAGTCCGTTGAGTCCGTCGAGTCCGTCGAGTCTGTTGACGTCATGCCTGACGCCGCGGCGACTGATGACGCGGCGACTAACGACGTGACGACGATTGAGGCGACGGTCGCCGACGCACCGACGGCACCGCTTCAGGTCGAGCCATCGGAGCTATCGGAACCATCGGTGACGGTGACACCGATGCGAGCCGGCGCGCTCGCGGCGTGA
- a CDS encoding Cdc6/Cdc18 family protein, whose product MDEEENPRGGTRGEVGNSTSDDSAIDGDSGGDSSDASSTDASADDGSSGAPTAAEEDVSPEDIDIQASIGPDADAPDASDEDLDQHKDPDVGLDKVVLNDDEESKGLFDDLLAGEPIFENKEVLRPSYTPHELPHRTDQINQMATILVSALRGETPSNILIYGKTGTGKTASAKFVSQELESTSQKYDVPCEVEYINCEVTDTQYRVLAQLANKFIEKNVERIEAEQERLDEMRTRATEDPNALEDTPYDSIAEIDERAAELDDDADEMETVPMTGWPTDRVYTTFFDAVDYKERVVVIMLDEIDKLVEKSGDDTLYNLSRMNSELDNSRISIMGISNDLKFTDFLDPRVKSSLGEEEIVFPPYDANQLRDILQHRADVAFKPGALTDDVIPLCAAFAAQEHGDARRALDLLRTAGELAERGQADTVEEAHVRQAQDKIELDRVVEVVRTLPTQSKIVLFAIILLEKNGVRNINTGEVFNIYKRLCEEIDADVLTQRRVTDLISELDMLGIVNAVVVSKGRYGRTKEISLSVPIDETEAVLLTDSRLGDIESAQPFVQARFDN is encoded by the coding sequence ATGGACGAGGAAGAGAATCCGCGAGGCGGCACACGAGGGGAAGTCGGGAACAGCACGTCGGACGACAGCGCCATCGACGGCGACTCCGGCGGCGACTCCAGCGATGCGTCCAGTACCGACGCGTCCGCTGACGATGGGTCCTCCGGAGCACCGACAGCCGCCGAGGAAGACGTCTCCCCCGAAGACATCGACATTCAGGCGAGCATCGGCCCCGACGCCGACGCCCCCGACGCGTCCGACGAAGACCTCGACCAGCACAAAGACCCCGACGTCGGTCTCGACAAGGTCGTTCTCAACGACGACGAGGAGTCCAAGGGCCTGTTCGACGACCTCCTCGCCGGCGAGCCGATTTTCGAGAACAAGGAAGTCCTTCGTCCGTCGTACACGCCACACGAACTCCCCCACCGGACCGACCAGATAAATCAGATGGCGACGATTCTCGTCTCCGCCCTGCGCGGGGAGACGCCGTCGAACATCCTCATCTACGGGAAGACGGGGACCGGGAAGACCGCGAGCGCGAAGTTCGTCAGCCAGGAACTCGAATCCACCTCTCAGAAGTACGACGTGCCCTGCGAGGTCGAGTACATCAACTGCGAGGTGACGGACACGCAGTATCGCGTGCTCGCGCAGTTGGCGAACAAGTTCATCGAGAAGAACGTCGAGCGCATCGAGGCCGAACAGGAACGCCTCGACGAGATGCGCACGCGGGCGACAGAAGACCCTAACGCCCTCGAAGACACGCCCTACGACTCCATCGCCGAGATAGACGAGCGCGCGGCGGAACTCGATGACGACGCCGACGAGATGGAGACGGTACCGATGACCGGGTGGCCGACCGACCGCGTCTACACGACGTTCTTCGACGCCGTCGACTACAAGGAGCGCGTGGTCGTCATCATGCTCGACGAAATCGACAAACTGGTCGAGAAGTCGGGTGACGACACGCTCTACAACCTCTCGCGGATGAACTCCGAACTCGACAACTCCCGCATCTCCATCATGGGTATCTCGAACGACCTGAAGTTCACCGACTTCCTCGACCCCCGGGTCAAGTCGAGCCTCGGCGAGGAGGAAATCGTCTTCCCGCCGTACGACGCGAACCAACTCCGCGACATCCTCCAGCACCGCGCCGACGTGGCGTTCAAGCCCGGCGCGCTCACCGACGACGTGATTCCGCTGTGCGCCGCGTTCGCCGCGCAGGAACACGGCGACGCCCGGCGCGCACTCGACCTGCTCCGCACGGCCGGCGAACTCGCGGAGCGCGGGCAGGCCGACACCGTCGAGGAGGCCCACGTCCGGCAGGCGCAGGACAAAATCGAACTCGACCGCGTGGTCGAGGTCGTCCGTACCCTCCCCACGCAGTCGAAAATCGTCCTCTTCGCCATCATCCTCTTGGAGAAAAACGGCGTCCGCAACATCAACACCGGCGAGGTGTTCAACATCTACAAGCGCCTCTGCGAGGAGATCGACGCCGACGTACTGACTCAGCGCCGCGTCACCGACCTCATCTCGGAACTCGACATGCTCGGCATCGTCAACGCCGTCGTCGTCTCGAAGGGGCGCTACGGCCGGACCAAGGAAATCAGCCTCTCTGTCCCCATCGACGAGACCGAGGCCGTCCTGCTGACGGACTCCCGTCTCGGCGACATCGAGAGCGCACAGCCGTTCGTACAGGCGCGGTTCGACAACTGA
- a CDS encoding Era-like GTP-binding protein: MGLLTDLRDSISRVVDRLFSESEPKRIGIYGPPNAGKTTLANRIARDWTGDAIGPESHIPHETRRARRKENVEIERNGKKVTIDIVDTPGVTTKVDYKEFLEHDMEKDDAVRRSREATEGVAEAMHWLREDVDGVIYVLDSTKDPISQVNTMLIGIIESQDLPVLIFANKIDLEDSNVERIANAYPQHETVELSALEGENMDEVYAKIAEYFA; encoded by the coding sequence ATGGGACTGCTCACAGATTTAAGAGACAGCATCTCACGAGTCGTCGACCGGCTCTTTTCGGAGAGCGAGCCGAAGCGGATCGGTATATATGGCCCGCCCAACGCCGGGAAGACGACTCTCGCAAACCGTATCGCCCGTGACTGGACCGGTGACGCCATCGGTCCCGAGAGCCACATCCCTCACGAGACTCGCCGCGCCAGGCGGAAGGAGAACGTCGAAATCGAGCGGAATGGCAAGAAAGTCACCATCGACATCGTCGACACGCCGGGTGTCACGACGAAGGTCGATTACAAAGAGTTCCTCGAACACGACATGGAGAAAGACGACGCCGTTCGCCGGTCCCGCGAGGCGACCGAGGGCGTCGCCGAGGCCATGCACTGGCTCCGCGAGGACGTCGACGGCGTCATCTACGTGCTCGACAGCACGAAGGACCCGATATCGCAGGTCAACACGATGCTCATCGGCATCATCGAGAGCCAGGACCTGCCCGTGCTCATCTTCGCGAACAAGATCGACCTCGAAGATTCGAACGTCGAGCGCATCGCGAATGCGTACCCACAGCACGAAACAGTCGAGTTGTCAGCGCTCGAAGGGGAGAACATGGACGAAGTGTACGCCAAAATCGCGGAGTACTTCGCGTGA
- a CDS encoding DUF2073 domain-containing protein, whose product MPEATASDNGSDGVQIDLFSGNRMANLTSMEKIRLILDGVRDGNIVILEEGLSPDEESKLIEVTMAEISPDEFNGIEIETYPRSQTADQSFLDRLMGRQSTQKLTVIGPANQIQTLHKDENLISALVSRK is encoded by the coding sequence ATGCCTGAAGCAACCGCCTCCGACAACGGCTCCGATGGGGTCCAGATAGACCTCTTCAGCGGGAATCGGATGGCAAACCTCACCAGCATGGAGAAGATTCGGCTCATCCTCGACGGCGTCCGCGACGGCAACATCGTCATCCTCGAGGAGGGCCTTTCGCCCGACGAGGAGTCGAAGCTCATCGAGGTCACGATGGCCGAGATAAGCCCCGACGAGTTCAACGGAATCGAAATCGAGACGTATCCGCGTTCGCAGACCGCAGACCAGAGCTTCCTCGACCGGCTCATGGGCCGACAGTCGACCCAGAAGCTCACCGTCATCGGTCCCGCGAACCAGATTCAGACGCTTCACAAGGACGAGAATCTCATCAGCGCGCTCGTCTCGCGAAAGTAG
- a CDS encoding Zn-ribbon containing protein: MPHQCTTCGKVFPDGSKEMLSGCPSCGGNKFQFKPASSGSAPASASDDTPSTGGAGTRDLTSSAADAVRDRAQQQSHPDATDEESMTVSDWANANANPDAPQRTETGDAADSTQNEPSPTDVADASDAADAADAGGEPEDKPRGWGEWPSAPGESPGADPQEPPASRNESRGESATERPSGPADSASPPDRAPGKINARETDEDNSQKSARSDVVTPEELAAADANRRGPAAETPSEAPPAPDAAADQPADATPTDADGTVIEPSSDERPNLDQLREELNDQFESIKIVNPGQYELNLMELYDRDEYIISLREDGRYVIEVPDSWGPGNRED, from the coding sequence ATGCCACATCAATGCACCACGTGCGGTAAGGTGTTCCCCGACGGCTCGAAGGAGATGCTCTCGGGGTGCCCGAGCTGCGGCGGCAACAAGTTTCAGTTCAAGCCCGCGTCGAGCGGGAGCGCTCCCGCGAGCGCCAGCGACGACACGCCGTCGACGGGCGGCGCCGGAACGCGGGACCTGACTTCCTCGGCGGCCGACGCCGTCCGAGACCGCGCGCAGCAGCAGTCCCACCCCGACGCGACCGACGAGGAGTCGATGACCGTCAGCGACTGGGCAAACGCGAATGCGAACCCGGACGCCCCACAGCGAACCGAGACCGGCGACGCCGCCGACTCGACGCAGAACGAGCCATCGCCGACCGACGTGGCCGACGCAAGTGACGCGGCTGACGCGGCCGACGCGGGTGGCGAACCCGAAGACAAACCCCGCGGTTGGGGCGAGTGGCCGTCTGCGCCCGGCGAGTCTCCGGGAGCAGACCCGCAGGAGCCCCCAGCGTCGCGGAACGAATCCCGAGGTGAGTCCGCGACGGAGCGACCTAGTGGCCCGGCGGACTCGGCTTCGCCTCCGGACCGCGCGCCCGGTAAAATCAACGCGCGCGAGACGGACGAGGACAACTCCCAGAAGAGCGCCCGAAGCGACGTCGTCACGCCCGAAGAACTCGCGGCCGCCGACGCGAACCGACGCGGCCCGGCGGCCGAGACGCCGTCCGAAGCGCCCCCCGCCCCCGACGCGGCGGCCGACCAGCCCGCCGACGCCACGCCCACTGACGCGGACGGCACGGTCATCGAGCCGTCGTCCGACGAGCGACCCAACCTGGACCAGCTCCGCGAGGAGCTCAACGACCAGTTCGAGAGCATCAAAATCGTCAATCCCGGTCAGTACGAGCTCAATCTCATGGAGCTGTACGACCGCGACGAGTACATCATCTCGCTCCGCGAAGACGGCCGCTACGTCATCGAAGTCCCGGACTCGTGGGGTCCCGGCAACCGCGAAGACTGA